A window from Malassezia restricta chromosome I, complete sequence encodes these proteins:
- a CDS encoding aldose 1-epimerase, which yields MSLHRLATRDGRVRVEVCAYGLTIHRIEVQREQRTFDVLAGPEDAADHRALGRRFYGQVVGRYANRLPAGTWACRDGTLQLAEWGGAGISHHGGPPPSRAEQAGGPWDCVTWAHLPRPSMYTQAECDVWDASACFVHESPAGDQGYPGRVRVEALVGVRAGVSSLGQVHVEYRARIEDEASATPLNVTQHWGFYLGTSEPATVDGHTFRLHCDTVHRLVLDERGVPTGAVEACAGTPYDWTQPDQRIRPDADYDHFYVWGAKRDANAPIATLSGSNGLALVFRTNQTGVQMYVPPGPTGAHKALHAAYGPHHAVFVEWSAPHATFLRPALQAWAGGDTWLREGHMYQNYVTMDIEPHHHQPA from the coding sequence ATGTCGCTCCATCGTCTGGCCACGCGCGATGGGCGCGTCAGGGTGGAGGTGTGTGCGTATGGCCTGACGATCCACCGGATCGAggtgcagcgcgagcagcgcacgtTCGATGTGCTAGCGGGGCCGGAAGATGCGGCGGACCACAGAGCGCTCGGTCGTCGCTTTTACGGGCAAGTCGTGGGGCGCTATGCGAACCGCCTGCCGGCTGGCACATGGGCATGCCgcgacggcacgctccAGTTGGCCGAGTGgggcggcgctggcatcAGTCATCACGGTgggccgccgccgtctcGGGCTGAGCAGGCGGGCGGGCCATGGGACTGTGTCACGTGGGCGCACCTACCACGTCCCAGCATGTACACGCAGGCAGAGTGCGATGTGTGGGATGCGTCGGCGTGTTTCGTGCACGAGTCGCCGGCCGGAGATCAGGGATACCCGGGACGTGTGCGTGtcgaggcgctggtggGCGTGCGGGCTGGCGTCTCGTCGCTGGGCCAGGTGCATGTGGAGTACCGCGCACGGatcgaggacgaggcgtcTGCGACGCCGCTCAACGTGACGCAGCACTGGGGCTTTTATCTGGGCACGTCAGAGCCGGCGACGGTGGATGGCCACACATTCCGTCTTCATTGCGATACGGTGCACCGCCTTGTCCTCGATGAGCGGGGCGTGCCGACCGGCGCTGTCGAGGCGTGTGCGGGGACGCCGTACGACTGGACGCAGCCCGATCAGCGGATCCGACCCGATGCCGACTACGACCACTTCTACGTGTGGGGAGCGAAGCGTGACGCGAATGCGCCTATCGCGACGCTCAGTGGCTCGAATGGCCTGGCGCTTGTGTTCCGAACGAATCAGACGGGTGTGCAAATGTATGTGCCGCCCGGGCCCACCGGTGCGCACAAAGCCCTGCACGCAGCGTATGGTCCGCATCATGCCGTGTTTGTGGAATGGTCGGCTCCACACGCCACGTTTTTGCGGCCGGCGTTGCAGGCCTGGGCGGGCGGCGATACGTGGCTTCGAGAAGGCCACATGTATCAGAATTACGTCACCATGGATATAGAACCACATCATCATCAACCAGCCTAA
- a CDS encoding dolichyl-phosphate-mannose-protein mannosyltransferase: MVSEAASQLRRRTAPASAGKTKSSQKGALNDRVPHTPVQAGPRHSAWVNAGITLALLIAALLVRVIFIHYPDEVVFDEVHFGKFASYYIKGEYFFDVHPPLAKLMIAAMAWLAGFDGKFEFDEIGDSYVEHNVPYRMIRLLLAIVGALQVPLVFQILRETGVSSLMSIVAALAILADNGHVLQSRLILLDAPLVLFMLCSLYCYIRFYAQRYNPFKAAWWTWLSLTGVSLACTISCKMVGVLTFATIGGAVILDLWNLLDIRRGLSMRVFVKHFCARAMCLIILPFLIYLGFFYIHFEILTQTGSGDTFMSNEFQQTLNGNEFLQSPVDLHAFDTITLRHRGTNAYLHSHADRYPLEYEDGRISSQGQQVTAYEHQDANNQWQILPLDPVDNEDGSFNETLRIIHHNQYIRLLHVNTSSYLRSHDVASPLMPTNMEFTTVPADTFDQADEETVADTVFRVSIDGIKNDDVIWRTRVDSVRLIHNSTGVAMWTHSDQRLPDWGFQQLEVNGNKHPKDRTTLWNAMDVYPDPASPLYESRSDISQEPLAPKKRSFWRKYTELQSTMLSHNNQLTDKHPYDSRPQSWPIMYDIVSYWTKETTREQVTFLGNVVSWWTSSLAVLAFVSIFVTDLLCRRRGLFYLSTPDRSRYLHTTGFFVYAWACHYLPFFLMHRQLFIHHYLPAHACSVLVLGGVLDFVTSRSIDLPLSPAGPALQPEQLRPTMRRRYTQLAQPVAFIVALSLVAMFHYLAPFTYGNVGLERAQVQARRMLSSWRLQFASDV; this comes from the coding sequence ATGGTGTCAGAGGCCGCCAGCCAACTGCGTCGTCGGACGGCGCCTGCCTCCGCTGGGAAGACGAAATCCAGCCAAAAGGGTGCGCTGAATGATCGCGTGCCACATACCCCCGTCCAGGCAGGGCCGCGCCATTCTGCCTGGGTGAATGCCGGCATCACTCTCGCGTTGCTGATCGCAGCCCTCCTCGTGCGTGTCATCTTCATCCACTATCCGGACGAAGTGGTGTTTGATGAAGTGCACTTTGGAAAATTTGCCTCCTACTACATCAAGGGTGAGTACTTCTTCGATGTGCACCCTCCGCTTGCCAAGCTCATGatcgcggccatggcgtgGCTCGCGGGCTTTGACGGCAAGTTTGAGTTTGATGAAATTGGTGATTCGTACGTGGAGCACAATGTGCCGTATCGCATGATTcggctgctgctggccatCGTCGGCGCTCTGCAGGTCCCGCTCGTCTTCCAAATTCTGCGCGAGACGGGTGTATCGTCGCTCATGTCCATcgtggcggcgcttgcGATTCTCGCTGACAACGGCCACGTCTTGCAGTCTCGCCTAATTCTCCTGGATGCGCCTCTCGTGCTGTTTATGCTGTGCAGCTTGTACTGCTACATCCGGTTCTATGCGCAACGCTACAACCCCTTCAAGGCGGCCTGGTGGACCTGGCTCTCCCTGACAGGTGTGAGTCTGGCATGCACGATTTCGTGCAAGATGGTCGGTGTGCTCACATTTGCTACCATTGGCGGTGCCGTCATCCTGGATCTGTGGAATTTGCTGGATATCCGACGCGGTCTGTCCATGCGCGTGTTTGTCAAGCATTTCTGCGCTCGTGCGATGTGCCTCATTATCCTGCCCTTCCTGATATACCTCGGCTTCTTTTACATTCACTTTGAGATCCTCACGCAGACAGGCTCGGGTGACACGTTCATGAGTAACGAGTTCCAGCAAACGCTGAACGGCAACGAGTTCCTCCAGTCGCCCGTCGATCTGCATGCCTTCGACACCATCACGCTTCGTCACCGCGGAACGAATGCCTATCTGCACTCGCATGCGGACAGGTACCCACTCGAGTACGAGGACGGCCGCATTTCGTCGCAGGGCCAGCAAGTGACGGCTTATGAGCACCAGGACGCGAACAACCAGTGGCAGATCTTGCCCCTGGATCCCGTCGATAATGAAGACGGCTCCTTCAACGAGACGCTGCGTATCATCCATCACAACCAGTATATTCGCCTGCTGCACGTCAACACGAGCTCGTACCTCCGCTCTCACGACGTCGCCTCGCCGCTCATGCCGACCAACATGGAGTTTACGACCGTGCCGGCCGACACCTTCGACCAGGCGGACGAAGAGACGGTGGCTGATACCGTGTTCCGCGTTAGCATCGACGGCATCAAGAACGACGATGTCATATGGCGCACGCGTGTAGACTCCGTCCGTCTGATTCACAATAGCACAGGCGTGGCGATGTGGACGCACTCGGATCAGCGACTGCCCGACTGGGGTTTCCAGCAACTGGAGGTGAACGGCAACAAGCACCCCAAGGACAGGACCACCCTGTGGAACGCCATGGACGTGTACCCTGACCCGGCATCGCCGCTGTACGAGTCGCGCTCGGACATTTCTCAGGAGCCACTTGCGCCCAAGAAGCGCAGCTTCTGGCGCAAGTACACGGAGCTGCAGAGTACCATGCTGTCCCACAACAACCAGCTGACCGACAAGCACCCGTATGACAGCCGCCCCCAGTCGTGGCCGATCATGTACGATATTGTGTCGTACTGGACCAAGGAGACCACCCGGGAGCAGGTGACGTTCCTGGGCAACGTCGTGAGCTGGTGGACGAGCTCGCTGGCCGTGCTGGCGTTCGTGTCCATCTTCGTTACCGATCTCTTGTGTCGTCGCCGCGGTTTGTTTTACCTCAGCACGCCGGATCGGTCGCGATACCTACACACGACGGGCTTTTTCGTCTATGCGTGGGCTTGTCACTACCTGCCCTTCTTCCTGATGCATCGCCAGCTGTTCATCCACCACTACTTGCCTGCTCACGCATGCTCTGTCttggtgctgggcggcgtgctggacTTTGTGACGAGCCGCTCGATTGATCTGCCGCTGAGTCCTGCCGGCCCGGCACTGCAgcccgagcagctgcgtcccacgatgcgccggcggTACACGCAGCTCGCCCAGCCAGTGGCGTTTATCGTGGCGCTGTCGCTCGTGGCCATGTTCCACTATCTCGCGCCCTTCACGTACGGCAACGTGggactcgagcgtgccCAAGTGCAAGCGCGTCGAATGCTGTCGTCATGGCGCTTGCAGTTTGCCTCCGATGTCTAA
- a CDS encoding long-chain-alcohol oxidase, with protein MQPLYVDISHNYADTLWSKDQQRALAAVADAMIAPLTPEEKDAFLRGLPSEERARAAVLADMKFTDLPDGVNLVAMHVTLTVSYTLRLLMSTLLAALSTRAGCLALVGRVGPVWQVDAPSIRRFLAAWRRSPIQMIRMGEFGFRALTLAVFYRHMRSAAEAIGYPWGRTDDWKTPPKADEQEAIPPYEYRFLNEELPSTPTEAPVDVHADVVIVGSGCGGAVVAAYLAERGLQVVVVEKGMYVSADKMPQTQSFGLDQMFERLGFVPTSNLSLAILAGSGFGGGSTINWGATLMPRHYLREAWSQRFGMPYFQSSLFSHDLHACARRMGTTDDVTHNRANSLLMLGAHRSGQPAQVVPQNNAHRPHYCGKCTFGCTAGHKQGTVMTWLQDAAQHGAQFLTHCEVDRVIMDRGRATGVEATVRGQQRVRVHGRRGVVVSAGSLNTPAILLRTPALRRNQQIGRHLHLHPVAFVHGFYDKPVRPWQGAALTTVSNAAELVDPQGWGAKIEVMASAPALYCALLPYHDHVEHKSLAFRYPYSYTAIVIVRDRDGGRVKLDQGGRALVDYSLSAFDHTSLLEGVKRAIEIHMHAGASMIATSQTGVPVYTCPPRQENMASHEMASIPGRYELDDVPAQGQAEHPSFQAFLRSVERVGFGPQRGAIGSAHQMGSCRMGAHPASSACDPHGRVRGADNLWVADGSVLPEAAGVNPMLTILATSMGIARHIAEDLGVARPLDPPSLDAAPRAHL; from the coding sequence ATGCAGCCGCTGTACGTGGACATTTCGCACAACTATGCCGATACACTTTGGAGTAAGGATCAGCAAAGGGCACTGGCGGCCGTAGCCGATGCGATGATTGCGCCACTCACGCCGGAGGAAAAGGACGCCTTCCTGCGTGGTCTGCCGTCGGAggagcgagcgcgcgcggcggTATTGGCCGACATGAAGTTCACAGACTTGCCCGATGGCGTCAACTTGGTCGCCATGCATGTCACGCTGACCGTTTCGTAtacgctgcgcctgctcatGTCGACGTTGCTGGCGGCGTTATCGACACGAGCTGGGTGCCTGGCGTTGGTGGGCCGGGTGGGACCGGTGTGGCAGGTAGATGCGCCATCGATCCGGCGCTTTCTTGCCGcctggcgccgctcgccgaTCCAAATGATCCGGATGGGTGAGTTTGGCTTTCGCGCTTTGACGCTCGCTGTGTTTTACCGGCACATGAGGTCAGCGGCTGAGGCGATCGGATACCCGTGGGGCCGTACGGACGATTGGAAGACGCCGCCGAAGGCGGATGAGCAGGAAGCGATCCCGCCGTACGAGTACCGCTTCTTGAACGAGGAGCtgccgtcgacgcccacgGAGGCGCCGGTGGATGTGCACGCTGatgtcgtcatcgtcggcTCCGGCTGTGGTGGCGCCGTCGTAGCTGCGTACCTCGCTGAGCGTGGGCTCCAGGTCGTGGTCGTGGAAAAGGGCATGTACGTGAGCGCCGATAAAATGCCGCAGACGCAGTCTTTCGGCCTCGACCAGATGTTTGAGCGGCTGGGCTTTGTGCCGACCTCGAATCTTTCCTTGGCGATCCTCGCCGGCAGTGGCTTTGGGGGTGGCTCGACGATCAACTGGGGCGCGACACTCATGCCGCGCCACTacctgcgcgaggcgtgGAGCCAGAGATTCGGTATGCCCTACTTCCAGTCGTCGCTGTTTTCCCATGATCTGCATGCCTGTGCCCGCCGCATGGGCACGACGGACGACGTCACACACAACCGAGCCAACTCGCTGCTgatgctcggcgcgcatcgcagTGGACAGCCGGCGCAGGTCGTGCCGCAGAACAATGCTCACCGCCCGCACTACTGCGGCAAGTGCACGTTTGGATGCACGGCTGGTCACAAGCAGGGCACGGTCATGACATGGCTGCAGgatgccgcccagcacggcgcgcagTTCCTAACGCATTGTGAGGTCGATCGCGTGATCATGGACCGTGGGCGCGCTACGGGTGTGGAAGCGACGGTGCgtggccagcagcgcgtTCGCGTCCATGGTCGTCGCGGCGTCGTTGTGTCGGCTGGCAGTCTGAATACGCCGGCGATTCTGCTACGCACACCTGCGCTTCGCCGCAACCAGCAGATCGGCAGGCATCTGCATTTGCATCCTGTCGCATTCGTGCACGGCTTTTATGACAAGCCTGTGCGCCCATGGcaaggcgccgcgctcacGACGGTCTCGAATGCGGCGGAACTCGTCGATCCGCAAGGCTGGGGCGCCAAGATCGAGGTCATGGCGTCGGCTCCGGCGCTCTATtgtgcgctgctgccgtaccacgaccatgtcgagcACAAGTCTCTGGCGTTTCGGTATCCGTACAGCTACACGGCTATCGTGATTGTGCGCGACCGAGACGGTGGCCGCGTCAAGCTCGACCAAGGGGGCCGGGCCCTGGTCGATTACTCGCTCAGTGCGTTTGACCACACGAGCCTGCTGGAGGGCGTGAAGCGCGCCATCGAGATTCACATGCACGCAGGTGCCTCGATGATTGCGACGAGTCAAACGGGTGTGCCGGTGTACACGTGCCCACCGAGGCAGGAAAACATGGCGAGCCACGAGATGGCGTCCATACCTGGCCGCTACGagctggacgatgtgccgGCGCAGGGCCAGGCAGAGCACCCGTCCTTCCAGGCGTTCCTCCGATCCGTGGAGCGTGTCGGTTTCGGTCCTCAACGCGGTGCGATAGGCTCCGCGCATCAGATGGGCTCGTGCCGCATGGGCGCGCATcccgcgtcgtcggcctgCGATCCACATGGACGCGTTCGTGGTGCCGACAACTTATGGGTCGCGGACGGCTCGGTGCTGCCCGAAGCGGCCGGTGTGAATCCCATGCTCACGATCCTCGCCACGTCGATGGGCATTGCACGGCACATAGCGGAAGACCTCGGCGTGGCTCGACCGCTGGACCCGCCGTCCTTGGACGCCGCGCCACGTGCTCATTTGTAG
- a CDS encoding 7SK snRNA methylphosphate capping enzyme encodes MEAPVYGNFRRYYGMRRARAVGHEGGVAVRADGVDERVLALVAWCKAHATRIRRIERVLDVGCNAAKPLLELCQLLDPPPTQAVGVDIDAHLVAQARSALRRAWSQRQPAADSTSIEAMHYFPTCFTSLMGQLPLPSSSASFPTNVTFVAQDWMDGTVAAQYDLILCLSLTKWIHLHHGDEGLVRFFGRIVQSLRPGGIVAMEIQPWQSYSQARSLSRSLRVSHARLRIRPEDMEWILCLLGMTSLGPIAQGAGFGFVRSVCVFQAPPTQVERIPACFAWPWVERCPNKRASPTPR; translated from the coding sequence ATGGAGGCGCCGGTGTATGGCAATTTTCGGCGGTACTatggcatgcgccgcgcgcgcgctgtaGGCCATGAAGGAGGCGTGGCTGTGCGTGCAGATGGTGTGGATGAGCGTGTCCTAGCGCTGGTGGCTTGGTGCAAGGCGCATGCTACTCGTATTCGGCGGATCGAGCGTGTTCTGGACGTCGGATGCAATGCGGCTAAGCCTCTGCTGGAACTGTGTCAGTTGCTTGACCCGCCGCCCACACAGGCTGTAGGTGTAGATATAGATGCGCAtctcgtggcgcaggcgcgtTCTGCtctgcgccgcgcatggtCTCAGCGGCAGCCGGCGGCCGATAGCACCTCGATCGAGGCGATGCACTATTTCCCTACATGCTTCACGTCGCTGATGGGCCAGCTGCCGCTACCCAGCTCCAGTGCTTCGTTTCCCACGAATGTAACGTTTGTCGCGCAGGACTGGATGGATGGGACGGTAGCTGCGCAGTACGACCTGATCCTGTGCTTGTCCCTGACCAAGTGGATCCACCTGCACCACGGCGACGAGGGCCTTGTGCGCTTCTTTGGGCGCATTGTACAGAGTCTGCGACCGGGTGGGATTGTGGCCATGGAGATACAGCCGTGGCAGTCTTACAGCCAGGCCCGCTCGTTatcgcgctcgctgcgtgtCAGTCACGCACGACTTCGAATTCGGCCTGAAGACATGGAGTGGATTTTGTGTCTGCTGGGTATGACGTCGCTGGGCCCCATTGCCCAGGGCGCCGGCTTCGGCTTCGTTCGGTCCGTGTGCGTATTTCaggcgccaccgacgcaaGTGGAGCGAATCCCCGCGTGCTTCGCTTGGCCTTGGGTGGAGCGCTGTCCCAACAAACGCGCTTCCCCCACTCCCAGGTAA
- a CDS encoding DNA-directed RNA polymerase, mitochondrial, with translation MIPTSITVRSSCRANTLGAHARWARRAPAITPPMAVALSTSRAVAQHVAVHEPYVHANSHSYTHLPTPLPMDVRDRHASLRRRGVMPDGEADLVGSSPESVERVNIDEVYFPTSRNVETYAMFQACLSSGLISRAHKLMQEMRSDTHTRLKEVYEVRNGEINVHTSPVIPLKLWSYNAMLQAYLNKAAHPDTTDTKVWVNHAWQLWKDMMAQSPLPLDPRPDASTIAAMATGIAHLEALDLYPSGKPTFEHLLQDIRTLGVSLDAVFSSSVWQLRLPSAGQSHASSAPEESHVSTDMLLARFRSAATKLGDARAQEELDNIEQVLTTSEQRTAAENDAPEAGIEDRHIRPVLKKDAVTDTMVKPFNLQTLQESLATMEQSRRRSSDLYERQQWLEHSALDAARKRLEHDTENLQELGIDNGPFQNKTLQAWMWDWYQKVEEALRKDIQRIGRQTEHKVATTLESQLYPYLCLLPPSKMAMLVILELLRMQGVNGVADGIKSTRALISIGKAVETEYSAVMMNKHPEIFVQARAVQQRLGKRNLLDMAVRRDLKAWHDRCRENNMESNIPKWTQLTRARVGGFLVQHLMDVATVHRKAYDRDGELWEEEQPAFYSAYEYIQGKKLGVIRLNEVVSERLEKGSVRETLHPRWLPMLVPPRPWLSHDSGGYFSVRTSAMRFKDSVEQNSYLRAASENNGLEVIFAGLDVLGNTAWNINKEVFDVVLQVWNSGEAIADLPPSETTDPEPERPPPDDIKAKALYLQRLRKWNSLRSANHSQRCDVNYKLEIANCFLNERFYFPHNMDFRGRAYPIPPNLNHIGNDLCRGLLKFADAKPLGQAGYRWLRIHLANVWGYDKASFAEREKFTDDHKAQIYDAATNPLGGERWWLQADDPWQCLATCFELYKAWEYPDGPEAFPSQMPVHQDGTCNGLQHYAALGGDLQGAKQVNLRGGDRPADVYTGVAELVIAKLERDAVAGDEIAQKLRGKITRKVVKQTVMTTVYGVTYIGAKNQVMRQLADRGDTPVEDLWISASYLAKAIMECIGDLFSGANMIQDWLTMTARLISKSIPPERVKYAQMKMKKRRNMSDPKGTSEAKQHTATTTREAREQMTSVIWTTALGLPIVQPYRRIKKNQIMTAVQSVYIRDPNQHFEVNTAKQASAFPPNFIHSLDATHMYLTALECHSAGLVFASVHDSYWTHACDIDTMGDIIRDTFVRLHSQDILVRLRDEFLHRYKGYKVPASSLHYDAKSRSKRAAKAAESDEAENDELDTPLDITSLNRSAKRDANGFYELADLLPPIPKKGDFDVSEIKRSLYFFS, from the coding sequence ATGATACCTACCTCTATTACtgtgcgctcgtcgtgcagAGCAAATACACTAGGTGCCCATGCTAGGtgggcgcgccgcgcgccagcgATCACACCACCCATGGCAGTGGCCCTCTCGACGTCCAGAGCCGTCGCACAGCATGTGGCCGTGCACGAACCATATGTCCATGCCAATTCGCATTCTTATACACATCTGCCCACACCCTTGCCAatggacgtgcgcgaccGGCACGCGTCGCttcggcggcgcggcgtgaTGCCAGACGGCGAGGCAGACCTGGTCGGCTCGTCACCAGAAAGCGTGGAAAGAGTGAATATCGACGAAGTCTACTTCCCTACCTCTCGAAATGTCGAAACGTACGCAATGTTCCAGGCTTGCTTGTCCTCCGGCCTGATTTCTCGCGCTCACAAACTCATGCAGGAGATGCGGTCGGACACGCACACACGGCTAAAAGAGGTGTACGAGGTACGAAACGGCGAGATCAACGTACACACTTCGCCTGTGATCCCACTGAAGCTGTGGTCCTACAATGCCATGCTGCAAGCTTACCTCAATAAGGCCGCTCACCCAGACACCACCGATACCAAAGTATGGGTCAATCATGCTTGGCAGTTGTGGAAAGATATGATGGCCCAAAGTCCTCTGCCACTGGACCCACGGCCTGACGCTTCGACGATcgctgccatggccacggGCATCGCACACCTCGAGGCCCTGGATCTGTATCCCTCCGGCAAGCCGACCTTCGAGCACCTTTTGCAAGATATCCGGACCCTCGGCGTGTCCCTCGACGCTGTGTTTTCATCTTCTGTTTGGCAACTACGTCTGCCCTCTGCAGGCCAAAGTCACGCATCTTCTGCACCCGAGGAGTCGCATGTCAGTACTGATATGCTGCTCGCTCGTTTCCGCTCAGCCGCCACGAAACTGGGCGATGCAAGGGCGCAGGAAGAACTGGACAACATTGAACAAGTTCTCACGACCAGCGAACAGCGGACAGCCGCTGAGAACGACGCGCCAGAGGCGGGCATCGAGGACCGACACATTCGTCCAGTGCTCAAGAAGGATGCTGTGACAGATACTATGGTCAAGCCATTCAACTTACAGACGCTGCAAGAGAGTTTGGCCACGATGGAACAGTCTCGCCGGCGCTCATCGGATCTGTACGAGCGTCAACAGTGGCTGGAGCACTCGGCCCTCGACGCTGCACGAAAGCGCCTGGAGCACGACACAGAAAACTTGCAGGAGCTCGGCATCGATAATGGTCCCTTCCAAAACAAAACCCTGCAAGCGTGGATGTGGGACTGGTACCAAAAAGTCGAAGAGGCGCTTCGCAAGGATATCCAGCGTATCGGACGCCAGACAGAGCACAAGGTGGCCACTACGCTCGAGTCTCAGCTATATCCGTACCTCTGCCTGCTACCTCCCTCCAAAATGGCCATGCTCGTCATCCTGGAGCTGCTTCGGATGCAAGGCGTGAATGGCGTAGCAGACGGGATCAAGTCAACCCGCGCTCTCATTTCGATCGGCAAGGCTGTTGAGACGGAGTACAGCGCTGTCATGATGAACAAGCACCCTGAGATATTTGTCCAGGCccgcgccgtgcagcaaAGGTTAGGCAAGCGCAATCTGCTCGATATGGCTGTGCGCCGTGACCTCAAAGCTTGGCATGACCGATGCCGAGAAAACAATATGGAGTCCAACATCCCGAAGTGGACACAGCTCACCCGGGCGCGCGTCGGTGGCTTCCTTGTACAGCACCTGATGGACGTGGCCACTGTGCACCGCAAGGCCTATGACCGAGATGGCGAACTTTGGGAAGAGGAGCAGCCGGCCTTTTACTCGGCATACGAGTACATACAAGGTAAGAAGCTCGGTGTGATTCGCTTGAACGAGGTGGTCTCGGAGCGCCTGGAAAAGGGTTCGGTCCGTGAGACGCTGCATCCACGGTGGCTGCCGATGCTGGTTCCACCACGGCCTTGGCTCTCGCACGATTCCGGCGGCTACTTCTCCGTACGAACAAGCGCGATGCGATTCAAGGACTCGGTGGAGCAAAATTCGTACTTGCGCGCGGCTTCAGAAAACAATGGCCTCGAGGTCATCTTTGCTGGTCTCGATGTACTAGGAAATACGGCCTGGAACATCAACAAGGAGGTATTTGACGTGGTACTGCAGGTATGGAACTCGGGTGAAGCCATCGCCGACTTGCCGCCCTCTGAGACGACGGACCCTGAGCCCGAGAGGCCTCCGCCTGATGATATCAAGGCCAAGGCTCTGTACCTCCAACGGCTGCGCAAGTGGAACTCACTGCGTTCGGCCAACCATTCTCAGCGCTGTGACGTCAACTACAAGCTCGAAATTGCCAACTGTTTCTTGAATGAGCGCTTTTATTTCCCCCACAATATGGATTTCCGCGGCCGGGCGTATCCGATTCCTCCGAACTTGAATCACATTGGCAATGATCTGTGCCGTGGCCTGCTTAAGTTTGCCGATGCCAAGCCTCTGGGCCAGGCGGGTTACCGGTGGCTGCGCATCCACCTCGCCAACGTCTGGGGCTATGACAAGGCGAGCTTCGCCGAGCGCGAAAAGTTTACGGATGACCACAAAGCACAGATCTATGATGCAGCGACGAACCCTCTGGGTGGTGAGCGCTGGTGGCTCCAGGCCGATGACCCATGGCAATGCTTAGCTACGTGCTTTGAGCTCTACAAGGCATGGGAATACCCAGATGGACCCGAGGCGTTCCCCTCGCAAATGCCCGTGCACCAGGACGGCACATGCAATGGTCTCCAACACTACGCTGCTCTGGGCGGCGACTTGCAGGGTGCCAAGCAAGTCAACCTCCGTGGCGGTGACCGCCCCGCGGATGTGTACACTGGTGTGGCTGAGCTGGTGATTGCGAAATTGGAGCGCGATGCTGTGGCCGGCGATGAAATTGCGCAAAAGCTGCGCGGCAAAATCACACGCAAAGTCGTCAAGCAGACCGTCATGACGACAGTGTATGGTGTTACGTATATTGGTGCCAAGAACCAGGTGATGCGGCAGTTGGCCGATCGTGGGGATACGCCCGTGGAAGACCTGTGGATTTCTGCATCGTACCTGGCCAAAGCCATCATGGAATGCATCGGCGACCTGTTTTCTGGCGCGAATATGATCCAGGACTGGCTCACGATGACGGCGCGCCTCATTTCCAAGAGCATTCCTCCCGAGCGTGTGAAGTATGCCCAAATGAAAATGAAAAAGCGACGCAACATGTCGGACCCCAAAGGCACGTCTGAGGCCAAGCAGCACACGGCCACCACCACGCGTGAGGCTCGCGAGCAAATGACCTCGGTCATTTGGACGACGGCACTGGGCCTGCCGATTGTACAGCCGTATCGCCGGATCAAGAAAAACCAGATCATGACAGCCGTGCAGTCGGTGTACATTCGCGACCCGAACCAACACTTTGAGGTCAATACGGCCAAGCAGGCCTCAGCGTTCCCCCCGAATTTCATTCACTCCCTTGATGCCACGCATATGTACTTGACCGCACTCGAATGCCACTCGGCCGGTCTCGTGTTTGCCAGCGTACACGACAGTTACTGGACGCATGCCTGCGACATTGATACCATGGGCGATATTATTCGCGATACATTTGTACGCTTACATTCGCAGGACATtctcgtgcgcctgcgtgaCGAGTTCTTGCACCGTTACAAGGGCTACAAAGTGCCAGCCTCGTCGCTGCACTATGACGCCAAGAGCCGCTCGAAGCGCGCTGCCAAGGCGGCGGAGAGCGACGAGGCCGAAaacgacgagctggatACACCGCTCGACATCACTAGCCTGAATCGCTCGGCCAAGCGCGATGCGAATGGCTTCTATGAGCTGGCAGACCTGCTGCCTCCCATTCCCAAAAAGGGCGATTTCGACGTGTCGGAAATTAAGCGCTCCCTGTACTTTTTTAGCTAA